A genomic stretch from Terriglobales bacterium includes:
- a CDS encoding nicotinate-nicotinamide nucleotide adenylyltransferase: MNIALFGGTFDPIHRGHLAVARAAREQFELGKVLFVPTGAPPHKQRNLAPFEHRYAMVALATQGEKAFVPSLLEAPQHEMNDVAPARSPGHAPSHSPRRKGHHDHAVAAGSSSAAAYSIDTVRRLKQQLRKADKLYFLIGIDAFLDIATWRRPEELLREVEFIIASRPGSSLADVAAALPESLRPSAAARKPFHNQPAQGSIVLPGATLHLLDTVHEDVSATAIRAAAQGKRPLEKYVGPAVAGYIKKQGLYL; the protein is encoded by the coding sequence GGCACGTTCGACCCGATTCATCGCGGACATCTCGCCGTGGCGCGCGCCGCGCGCGAGCAGTTCGAGCTGGGAAAAGTGCTGTTCGTTCCAACCGGCGCGCCGCCGCACAAACAGCGCAACCTGGCGCCGTTCGAGCATCGCTACGCCATGGTGGCGCTGGCCACGCAGGGCGAGAAGGCGTTCGTCCCATCGCTGCTGGAAGCGCCGCAGCACGAGATGAACGACGTGGCGCCCGCGCGCTCCCCGGGACACGCGCCCTCGCACTCGCCGCGCCGCAAGGGCCATCACGATCACGCCGTAGCCGCCGGCAGCAGTTCCGCGGCGGCGTATTCCATCGACACGGTGCGCCGCCTCAAGCAGCAGCTCCGCAAGGCCGACAAGCTCTACTTCCTCATTGGCATCGACGCGTTTCTCGACATCGCCACCTGGCGCCGTCCCGAGGAACTATTGCGCGAGGTGGAGTTCATCATCGCCTCGCGCCCCGGCTCATCGCTGGCCGACGTGGCCGCAGCCCTCCCCGAATCGCTGCGCCCCAGCGCCGCCGCCCGCAAGCCGTTCCACAACCAGCCCGCGCAGGGATCCATCGTGCTCCCCGGCGCCACCCTGCACCTGCTCGACACCGTGCACGAAGACGTCTCCGCTACCGCCATCCGCGCCGCCGCCCAGGGCAAGCGTCCGCTGGAAAAGTACGTCGGCCCTGCCGTCGCCGGCTACATCAAAAAGCAGGGGCTTTACCTCTAG
- the rsfS gene encoding ribosome silencing factor: MNSLRLPQPATDARAGVLQAVQACEAKKAADIALLELEKGSSAFTDYFVVCSGSNPRQIQAISDEVEQQLSSAGFRPTHVEGYRQADWVLLDYVDFVVHIFSESARKFYDLERLWKSAKRVSAADLAAPPMMARPARRAAPQRRAAGSSAGRAATRKTASRKPRPQSRTNSRQGRKPKRRR, translated from the coding sequence ATGAATTCCCTCCGCCTTCCCCAGCCAGCCACCGACGCCCGCGCCGGCGTCCTCCAGGCCGTGCAGGCCTGCGAAGCCAAGAAAGCCGCCGACATCGCCCTTCTCGAGCTGGAAAAGGGCTCGAGCGCCTTTACCGACTATTTCGTTGTCTGCTCGGGCAGCAACCCCAGGCAGATTCAAGCCATCTCCGATGAGGTAGAGCAGCAACTCTCCTCGGCCGGGTTCCGCCCGACCCACGTGGAAGGCTACCGCCAGGCCGATTGGGTGCTGCTCGATTACGTGGACTTCGTGGTCCACATCTTTTCCGAGAGCGCTCGCAAGTTCTACGACCTGGAGCGGCTATGGAAATCGGCAAAACGGGTCAGCGCAGCCGACTTGGCGGCCCCGCCCATGATGGCGCGGCCAGCGCGCCGCGCCGCGCCTCAGCGTCGCGCGGCCGGCTCATCCGCTGGCCGGGCCGCGACGCGGAAGACGGCCAGCCGGAAACCTCGCCCGCAGTCGAGAACGAACTCCAGACAGGGCCGCAAGCCGAAGCGCCGCCGCTAG
- a CDS encoding sigma 54-interacting transcriptional regulator — MCGESGAGKQTIAALVQCLSSRRHQPLLHLDCAALPVEALEVELFGAITPSPLPAHGAAAAPEPRLRQGCLQMAGDGAVVLHQIAALPMPAQARLARALEERQFSPNRSELKVPLAARLFALTSADLEHALARRAFREDLYFSLNPPGLSVPPLRTRPGDIAPLARHFAALLTEVHHRPRLHIAPEALLALGAYSFPGNVRELRDIMERAVLHAQGASITPQDLPSHLRFASREGRKMSLQELESAYIAEVLEFTHGRKTMAAGILGISRKTLLEKRKRYGLR, encoded by the coding sequence ATCTGCGGTGAAAGCGGCGCCGGCAAGCAGACCATCGCCGCCCTCGTCCAATGCCTCAGCAGCCGCCGCCACCAGCCCCTGCTTCACCTGGACTGCGCCGCCCTGCCCGTCGAGGCCCTGGAAGTCGAACTCTTCGGCGCCATCACCCCCAGCCCCCTGCCTGCCCATGGCGCCGCCGCTGCGCCGGAACCCAGGCTGCGCCAGGGATGCCTGCAGATGGCCGGTGATGGCGCGGTCGTGCTGCACCAGATCGCGGCCCTGCCCATGCCGGCGCAGGCGCGCCTGGCGCGCGCGCTGGAAGAGCGCCAGTTTTCGCCCAACCGGTCGGAGCTCAAGGTGCCGCTGGCCGCGCGCCTCTTCGCGCTCACCTCGGCGGACCTGGAGCATGCGCTGGCGCGCCGCGCCTTCCGCGAGGACCTGTACTTCTCGCTCAACCCGCCCGGCCTGAGCGTCCCGCCGCTGCGCACCCGCCCGGGCGACATCGCCCCCCTGGCGCGCCACTTCGCCGCCCTGCTCACAGAAGTCCATCACCGCCCGCGCCTCCATATCGCGCCGGAAGCCCTGCTGGCGCTGGGCGCTTACAGCTTCCCCGGCAACGTGCGCGAGCTGCGCGACATCATGGAGCGCGCCGTGCTCCACGCCCAGGGCGCCTCCATCACGCCGCAGGACTTGCCCTCGCACCTCCGCTTCGCCTCACGCGAGGGCCGCAAGATGTCGCTGCAGGAGCTGGAGAGCGCCTACATTGCCGAGGTCCTCGAGTTCACCCACGGCCGCAAGACCATGGCGGCCGGCATCCTCGGCATCAGCCGCAAAACGCTGCTCGAAAAACGCAAACGCTACGGCCTCCGTTAG